The Flammeovirga yaeyamensis genome segment GAGCGATTCTGTACGACTACACCTTTATGACAGTGCTGATGCTGCTACGGCTTGGGCTTATCCTTTAGACAAACCAATGAGAGTGACTTCTAAATATGGTTTTAGAAGATGGAGGTTCCACCATGGTGTAGATGTAAAGGTGGCTATCGGCGATTCTATCCGTTCAATGTTTGATGGTGTTGTTCGTATTGCCAAGTACAATAGAAGAGGCTATGGTTACTATGTTATGGTTCGTCATAAAAACGGTCTTGAAAGTCTTTATGGGCATATGAGTCGTTACATTGTTAAACCTGGACAAGAAGTAAAAGCTGGAGAAGTAATTGGACTTGGTGGAAATACAGGTAGAAGTACTGGACCGCACCTTCACTTCGAAATCAGATACCAAGGGTATGGCTTTAATCCATCTGACATGGTTGATTTTGCAGAACATAAAATCGAGATCCCATCAGATTTTGATCTTACTGCTAAGAACTATGAATTACTTATTGAGTCGAAGAAAAGTGTTTATCACAGAATTCGCCCAGGAGATTCTCTTTGGAAAATCAGTAGAAAATATGGTACATCCATCACAAAAATATGTCGCTTAAACGGAATGTCTAAAAGAACTACTTTAAGAGTAGGCAGGACGATCCGGGTGAGATAAATAAAAAAACCTTTCAATTTAAATTGAAAGGTTTTTTT includes the following:
- a CDS encoding M23 family metallopeptidase, with the protein product MRPKISQVLFLATIGLFLSSASFGQGFIKKLFKKKEKAEIQTATIEKETVVEEIASTPFLLSNGEIDCAETQLLEQLPTPYQRENLNEKETCPELIEIQAGKFVDATYINGFDYYKAWDNYNVNPYNISHKVLSDSVRLHLYDSADAATAWAYPLDKPMRVTSKYGFRRWRFHHGVDVKVAIGDSIRSMFDGVVRIAKYNRRGYGYYVMVRHKNGLESLYGHMSRYIVKPGQEVKAGEVIGLGGNTGRSTGPHLHFEIRYQGYGFNPSDMVDFAEHKIEIPSDFDLTAKNYELLIESKKSVYHRIRPGDSLWKISRKYGTSITKICRLNGMSKRTTLRVGRTIRVR